A single Camarhynchus parvulus chromosome 5, STF_HiC, whole genome shotgun sequence DNA region contains:
- the TIMM9 gene encoding mitochondrial import inner membrane translocase subunit Tim9, with the protein MAGQISEADQIKQFKEFLGTYNKLTENCFVDCIKDFTSRDVKPEEITCSENCLQKYLKMTQRISMRFQEYHIQQNEALAAKAGLLSQPR; encoded by the exons ATGGCTGGACAAATATCAGAGGCTGATCAGATCAAGCAG ttcaAGGAGTTTCTTGGCACATACAATAAACTTACAGAAAACTGCTTTGTGGATTGCATAAAGGATTTCACTAGCAGAGATGTGAAACCAGAAGAG ATAACTTGCTCAGAAAACTGCCTGCAGAAGTATCTGAAGATGACACAGAGGATCTCCATGAGATTCCAGGAGTACCACATCCAGCAGAACGAGGCTCTGGCAGCCAAGGCAGGACTGCTCAGCCAACCTCGCTAG